In the Phenylobacterium soli genome, GCTCACCGGCGGCGGCGCCCTGCTGCGCGGCCTGGACGCCGAGATCCGCGACCACACCGGCCTGCCCGTGACGGTCGCCGACGATCCGCTGTCCTGCGTCGCGCTGGGGTGCGGCAAGGTGCTCGAACATCCGAAATGGATGAAGGGCGTGCTCGAATCCACGCTAGCCTAGGGACCTCGCGACTCACGCTCCGGTGGTGGAGCGGCGGGGGGCTGCCGCGACTGCTGACGACGAGGCCACAAGGTGTCCCTAAGGGAGTCTCCGCTCGGTGAACTCAAGGTCCCGCTGACCTGGACGGCGGGGATCGCCGTGGTCGTGGCGGCCGTCGCCGTGATCGCGGTGCTCGTCTCCGATCGCCGGGAGACCTTCCGGGCCGAGGCCTACGGCGCGACGCGCGGCGTCGCCGACCGGGTGATGACGCCGGTTGGAGACGCCCTCTCGGCTCCTGGCCGCTGGACCGGCGCCGGGGTGGACGCCGTGAAGGGCTATTTCTTCGCCGTCTCCGAAAACCACCGGCTCAAGGCCGAGCTCAAGGAGATGCGCCAGTGGCGTGACGTGGCCCTGGCGCTGCGCAACGAGAACGCCCGCTACCGGACCCTCCTGGGTCTGAAGACCGATCCCCCGATCCCGATGGTCGCCGCGCGCGTGGTGCTGGACAGCCGTGGGCCCTTCGCCAACACGCGGCTGGCCAACGCCGGCATCGAGAAGGGGGTGAAGGTCGGCAACCCGGTGATGAGCGAGAACGGCCTCGTCGGCCGGATCATGGGCGTGACCACCGGCGCCAGCCGCGTGCTGCTGCTCACCGACACCGCCTCGAAGGTGCCGGTGATGATCGACCGCACCAACGCCCGCGCCATCCTGACCGGCGACGGCGGGCCCAATCCCAAGCTCGAGTACCTGCGCGGCCAGGATCCTGTGAAGGAAGGCGACCGCGTGATGACCTCCGGCGACGGTGGGGTCATGCCGCGCGGCCTGCCGGTGGGCACGGCGGTGAAGGGGCTCGACGGCCGCTGGCGCGTGGTGCTGGCGTCCGACAAGGCGCCCATCGATTTCGTGCGGATCCTGTTCTTCGAGGACTTCACCCAGCTGGTGAACCAGAAGCAACTGGCCGAAAAGCATGTGCCGCCGCCGACCGCCGGCGCCCAGACCGTGGGCGTCGCGCCGGCGAGCGCGACGCCTGCTCCTTCGACGACCGCGCCCGCTTCGCCCAAGCCGGCTGCGTCGCCGGCGATCGCGCCCGCCGCGGCCGGACCGAAGCCCGCGGAGGTCAAGAAGCCGGCCGACGCCAAGACGACCGTCTCGGCCAAGCCGGCGCCGGGCGCAGCCGCACCGAAAGCTGCGGCGAGTTCGCCCGCGAAGCCCACAGCGAAGGCGTCGGGCGCCCAGCCCACGAAGGGTGAAGCCGCCGCCACGACCACGAAGTCGACCTCGACCAAGCCGACCGCTCCGAAGCCTGCCGCTGCGAAGCCCGCGGCGACCAGGTCGGCAGCGCCCAAGCCGCCCGCCTCCAAGCCAGCCGCCTCCAAGCCAGCCGCCGTGAGTGGCGCGGACGCGGAGCCGCCCCATTGAGCGCGGTCCGCTCGCTGGAGCCGTGGCGCTGGCTGGGCATCCCGATGGTCCAGGCGCTGGCGGTGACCATCCTCTTCGCCATACCCCTGCGACTGTGGGGGCTTCAGCTTCCTGAGCCGGTGTTCCCGATGGCGGTCGTCTTCGCCTGGGCGGTGATCCGGCCCTCCGTGCTCGCGCCATTCGCCACAGTGCTGATGGGGCTGTTCCTGGATATCGTCTGGGGCGGCGCGTTCGGACTTTGGGCGCTGATCCTGCTGATCGCCTACGGCCTGGTGCTGGGCGGGCGCAGCATGACGGCGGGCCAGAGCCGCGGCGCCCTTTGGGTGTGGTACGGCGTGGTCACTGCGGTCTCGATGGGCGTCGGATTCCTGGTGGTGAGCGTGCGCGACCACGCCATGCCGAGCCTCATCGCCACGGGTTGGCAATACCTCGCCACAATCGTCCTCTATCCCTTCGCCCACCGGCTGATCGACATGTTCGAGGACGCCGACGTGAGGTTCCGGTAGGGGCTATGGCCGAACCCTCAATCTTCTTCGAGGAGGTCAACGAGCGGCAGGGCGTGTTCCACCGCCGGGCCTTCGTGCTGGGCGGCTTCGCCGGCCTGGGCCTCGTCGCGCTCGGCGGGCGGCTCGCCCAGCTGCAGCTCGTGGAGACCCAGCGCTACGAGAAGCTGTCCGCCTCGAACCAGTTCAATTTCAAGCTGATGCCGCCGCCACGCGGCCTGATTGTCGACCGCAACGGCGTGGTGCTGGCCTCGAACCGGCCGAACTTCCGGCTCCTGGTGGCGCGCGACAAGGGCATCGACGTGCCCGGCACGTTGAAGACGCTGGCCAACTTCGTGCCCCTGGACGACGCGCGCCAGGCGCGGCTGACCCGGGACATCAACTCGGCGCCCAAGCGGGCCCCGGTCGAGGTCATGGAAGACATGACCTGGGAGCAGTTCAGCGCGATCAACCTGCGCAATCCGGAGCTGCCGGGCGTCACGGCGGACATGGGCGAGGTGCGGGTCTATCCGCACGGCGGCGCCTTCGCCCACGTGGTCGGCTACGTGGCCAAGGTCAACAAGACGGACATCACCGAAACCGGCCCCAACTCCGAGCCGATCATGCTCAACCCCGGCTTCCGGATCGGCAAGCAGGGGGTGGAGAAGGCCTTCGACCTCGATCTGCGCGGCAAGCCCGGCGCCCGAAAGGTGGAGGTCGACGCCAACGGCCGCGAGGTCCGGGCCGATCCGGAAGGCGACATCCCCGCCGTCCCCGGCAAGGAGATCAAGCTCACCATCGACGCCGACGTCCAGCTGCGGGCCGAGCAGGTGTTCGGGGAGGAGAGCGGCGCGGCGGTGATGATGGACTGCCGCACCGGCGACATCCTGTGCATGTTCTCCGGGCCGAGCTTCGATGCGAACCGGTTCGTGCGCGGGCTGACGGGCCCCGAGTACCGGGCGCTCGCGGAGTATGAGCGCAAGCCGCTGTTCAACAAGGCCCTGACCGCCACCTATCCGCCGGGCTCGACCTTCAAGACGCTGGTGGCCCTTTCTGCGCTCGAACACGGCTACGACCCGCATACGGTGCATGTCTGCAACAAGGCGTGGCCCTGGGGCGGCCGGGTCTGGCACTGCGACGAGGCGCATGGCGCGCAGGACCTGAAGGGCGCGATCGCCACCTCCTGCGACATCTATTTCTACCAGGTCGGCCTGTTCCTGGGGCCGGACAAGATCGCCGAGACGGCGCGCAAGTTCGGCCTGGGCGAGATCTTCGACATCGGCATTCCGGGCCAGAAGTCGGGCCTCGTGCCGGACACGGCCTATAAGCGCCGAACCTTCAAGAAGGACCCCGTCTGGCATCCGGGCGAAACGCCCTCTATGGCCATCGGCCAGGGCTACACCCACCTCAATCCGCTGCAGCTCTGCGTGCAGGCGGCGCGGATCGCCAACGGCCAGAAGGCGCTGCACCCACGTCTGATCCGCTCGATCGGCGGGGTGGAGCAGAAGTCCGGCGCGGCCTGGGGCGACCTGCCCGTCGACAAGCAGCACCTGGCCTTCGTCCGCGAGGCGATGGCCGCGGTGACGACGGTGGGCACGGCCGCCGCGGTGGCCGACCTCGGCCTTGGGCCGAACATCAAGATGGCCGGCAAGACCGGCACCGCCCAGGCCTACAGCTATGGCGGCGGTCGCGGCGCTCACGGCGCCGTCGGCCAGTGGAAGCTGCGCGACCACGCCTGGTTCATCGCCTACGCACCCATCGAGGAGCCACGCTACGCCATCAGCGTGCTCGTGGAGCATGGCGGCTTCGGCGCCCAGGCCGCGGCGCCGCGGGCGCGTGAGATCATGCGGGTCGCGCTGCTGAAGGACCCCGAGCTGCGCGCCCGCATCGAGAAGCCGCTGCCGCTGCCGGCCGCCCCGACGGGTCCGGAGAGCGGCGACATCGTGCCCGATCTGCCGGATCAGCCGCTCGATCCCAATTCGCAACCGGGCCTGCCGGCAGGAACCCCGACCGCATGACCGTCTCCGCCCTGACCCGTCCCGGCGAGCGGGACCGCCTGATCGTCAAGCTCGGCGAAATCGACTGGATCTTCTGCCTGACCCTGACGCTGATCGCCGGCGCCGGCGGAACCATGCTGTTCTCGATCGCCGGCTCGTCCTGGATGCCTTGGGCGGCGCCGCACCTGGCCCGCTACTTCGTCTTCTTCGGCATCATGATCGTGCTGTCGCTGGTCGACCTGCGGGTCTGGTTCGCGCTCGCCTATCCGATCTACGGCATCGCCTTCCTGCTGCTGATCGCCGTGGACCTCGTCGGGCGCACCTCGCTGGGCGCCCAGCGCTGGCTGCAGCTGGGACCGGTGGGCATCCAGCCGTCGGAGATCATGAAGATCGGCCTCGTCCTGGCGTTGGCCCGCTTCTACCACGGGCTCTCGGGCAAGAACGCCCAGCTCTCCTGGTGGCTGTTGATCCCCGGCGGCCTGATCCTCGCTCCCGTGGGCCTGGTGGCCAAACAGCCGGACCTCGGCACGGCCATGCTGATCCTGATGACCGGCGGGGTGGTGATGATCCTCGCCGGCCTGTCCTGGCGGCTGATCGCGTCCGGCGTCCTCGGCGCGGTGTTGCTGGTGCCGCCGGCGATCATGTTCGGCCTGCACGACTACCAGCGGAAGCGGATCCTCACCTTCCTCGACCCGGAAGGCGACCCGTCCGGTTCCGGCTACCACATCCTGCAGTCCAAGATCGCGCTGGGGTCGGGCGGTCTGCTGGGCAAGGGCTACGGCCTGGGCTCGCAGAGCCAGCTCAACTTCCTGCCCGAGAAGCAGACCGACTTCATCTTCGCGACCTTGGCCGAGGAGTTCGGCTTCGTGGGCTGCGTCTCGGTGCTGCTGCTCTATGCGGCGGTGATCTTCATGGCCCTGCGCACCGCCTACATCAGCCATAGCCACTTCGGCCGCCTGGCCGCGGCCGGCGTGACCGTCACCTTCGCCCTCTACGTGCTGATCAACGGCTCGATGGTGATGGGGCTGGCGCCGGTGGTCGGGGTGCCGATGCCCCTGCTCTCCTACGGCGGCACAGTGATGCTGACGGTGATGGTCGGCTTCGGCCTCGTGCAGGCCGTGCGCGTGCACCGCTATTCGGAAGTCACCAGCGGCAAGGGCGCGCTGATGTGATCGCGCCCCCCGCCTCGGCGGGAGAGATCAGAGCATCAGGGCCTGATCGGTCGCGCGCACCAGGGCGTCGACGATGCCGGGTTCGGTGGAGGCGTGACCGGCGTCCCAGACCACCTCGAAGCGGGCCTTGGGCCAGGCGGACTTCAGCCGCCAGGCGGCGTCCATCGGCGTCACCACGTCGAAGCGGCCCTGGACGATCCAGCCGGGGATGTTCCGGATCTTGTCCGCATTGTCGACGATCCACCCCTCGGGGAAGAAGCCGCGGTTGACGAAGAAGTGGCACTCGATCCGGGCGAAGGCGATGGCGAAGTCGATCTCGTTGAACTTCGAGGGCCGGGCCTCCGGCCCGCGGATCGAAATGGTGTCGCCCTCCCACTGGCTCCAGGCGGCCGCCGCCTCGGCCTGGACGCGACGGTCGGGGTGGGTCAGGCGCTTGTGGTAGGCGGCCATCATGTCGCCGCGCTCGGCCTCGGGGATCGGCGCGCAGAAGCGGGCCCAGGCGTCCGGGAACAGCATCGAGGCGCCGTCCTGGTAGAACCACTTCAGCTCGCGCTCGGTGAGCAGGAAGACGCCGCGCAGGATGAGGCCCTCGACCCGCTCGGGGTGGGTGATCGCGTAGGCGAGGGCGAGGGTGGAGCCCCAGGAGCCGCCGAATACGGTCCACTTCTCGACGCCCAGGTGCTCGCGCAGGCGCTCGATGTCCTCGATCAGCGCCCAGGTGGTGTTGTCCTGCAGCGAGGCGTTGGGCCGGCTCTTGCCGCAGCCGCGCTGGTCGAACAGCGCCATCCGCCAGCGCGACGGGTCGAAGAAGCGCCGCATGGTCGGGTTGATCGCCCCGCCCGGACCGCCGTGCAGGATGACGCACGGCTTGCCGTCCGCCCGCCCGCACTCCTCGTAGTAGATCTCGTGAGCGCCCTCGGTGGCCAGCCAGCCGGAGGCGAAGGGCTCGTTCTCGGGGAAGAGGCCGCGCCTCGCGCCTTGGGCGGAGACGACGGGCGCGGGCGTGGTGCGTTCCATGGGCTCCAGTCTAAGTCGGGAAGCGCCTGTTCAGCCAGTCCAGCATCAGCCGGTTCACATCCTCCGGCTTCTCCTGCTGCGTCCAGTGGCCGCTGTCCTTGACCATGTGCGTCTCGAGGTCGCCGATGAAGGCCGGCATGGGCTCGGCCATCTCGGGCGAGAGCACGGCGTCCTTCTCGGCGGTGATCATCAGGCAGGGGATGCCGTCGATCCTGGTGGGAAGGCGCTCGGCCCGCTCCCAGTTCCGGGTGAAGTTGCGGTACCAGTTGATGCCGCCCGTGAAGCCGGTGCGCTTGAAGGTGTCGACGAAGAAGGCGAGCTCCTCCTCCGTCAGGAAGGCGTCGGGGGCATAGTTGCCGTCCCACTGGCGCAGGAGGTCCTTGAAGGCGAAGGTGGAGCCGCCCTCCGGCGGCTGGGCCGCCTCCTGCATCATGCGCGGCTTGCGCATGAAGAAGCGCATGGTCTTCCCCGCGTCCTCGCCGAGCACCTTTTCGGGCTCGCCGGGCGTCTGGAACCAGACGATGTACATGTCCGGTCCGAAGCGGTTGCGCATGATGAGGATCGGGTCGGCCGGCGCCCGCGGCATGAAGGGTGTGTTCAGTCCGATCACCCCCGCGACGCGAGTGGGGTGCAGCAGCGGCATCTGCCAGACCACGATCCCGCCCCAGTCGTGGCCGACGAAGATCGCCTTCTCGACGCCCAGATGGTCCAGCAGGCCGACAAGGTCGCCGGTCAGGTGCTCGATGTCGTAGTCGGTGATCGCCTCGGGCCGCGAGGAGAGGCCGTAGCCGCGCTGGTCCGGCGCGATCACCCAGCGGCCCGCGTCGGCGAGCGCCTTGATCTGGTGACGCCAGGAGAAGGCGAGCTCCGGAAAGCCATGGCAGAGGACGATCGGCACGCCGGTCTTAGGACCTGCCTCGTAATAGGCCAGCTCGATCCCGTTGACCTTGGCCTTCTGGACGGGCGGCATCATGGCGTCGGACATCTTCTGGACTCCCCCTCTTTATGATCAAGCTTTGCCGTAAAAGCGGCTCGGCAGGAACGGCGAAACGGCTATGAAGGCCCGATGAGCGAGATCGACAGCAGCCGCCATTCCGCGGGCGAGGGTACGCCCTGGGGGCTCGTGATCCTACTCGGGTCCCTGACCGCCATGGGGCCGATCGCCATCGACATGTACCTGCCGAGCCTGCCGGCGATCGGCGCGGCGCTGAAGGCCTCCTCCGGCGAGACGCAGGGCACGGTGGCCGCCTTCCTGGCCGGGATGGCGATCGGCCAGTTCGTCTACGGCCCCGCCTCCGACCGCATCGGCCGCAAGCCGCCGATCCTGATCGGGGTCGGCATCTTCATCCTGGCGTCCATCGGCTGCGGCTTCGCCCAGACCGCGCCGCAGCTGATCGTCGGACGCTTCGTCCAGGCGCTGGGCGCCTGCGCGGGCGGCGTGGTCTCGCGGGCCGTGGTGCGCGACCGGTTCAGCCACGTCGAGACGGCGCGCATGCTGTCGCTGATGATGCTGATCATGGGGCTCGCGCCGATCCTCGCGCCCCTGCTGGGCGGCGCGCTGCTGGCGTTCGGCGGCTGGCGGCTGAACTTCTGGTTCATGACCGCCTTCGGCGTGGCGATCGGGCTCGCGGCCCTCCTGCGCATGCGCGAGAGCCGCTCGGAGGAGACCGCCGCCCATGCGCGCGCCGAGCATCCCTTCCAGACCTATCTGGCCCTGGCCCGAGAGCCGCGGCTGATGGGCTACGCCCTGGCCGGCGCCCTCAACGGGGCCACGCTCTTCACCTACATCTCTGCCTCGCCCGAGCTGCTCATCCAGACCTATGGCATCAGCCCGCAGGCGTTCGGCTGGGTGTTCGGCGCCAACGCCGCGGGGCTCATCGCGGCCAACCAGGTGAACCGCATCATCCTGCGCCGCGCCACGCCCGACGAGGTGCTGGCCCGCGCGAGCATCGCCTCGCTCGGCTTCACCCTGCTGCTGGCGCTCGCGGCCGTCAGCGGGATCGGCGGGCGCTGGAGCGTCCTGCCGCTGCTGTTCTGCGTCCTGGCGAGCTACGGCTTCATGCAGGGCAACACCATGGCCGGGGCCCTGAACGTCGATCCCAGGCGCGCCGGGTCGATCTCGGCCCTGCTCGGCGGACTGTCGTTCGGCACGGGCGCGCTCGCCTCGACCTTCGCCGGGACCCTGCACGACGGCACGCCGCGGCCGATGGCCCTGATCATGCTGGCGGCGCTCGCGGGCTCTGCCCTGGCCCTCCATCGCCTGGCTCTGCCCCGGCGCCCGGCCCTGGTCTGATGAGAGCCGGCGTGCGCTGGCTCCCGCTGGGTCTGGCGCTCGTCGCGGGAGCCTCGAATGCGGCGCCGCTCAACCTGCGGGTCGACCGGTCACCGGCCGGCCTGAAGGCTGCTTTCCGGCCGGACACCGCACTCGGCGGCGGCGTGGACGGCTCCACGCGCGGCGAGATCGATCGGCTGTTCACGCCCCACAACATCGCGGCCATGCGCAGCCTCGGCCTGCGCTCCCTGACCTATCGCCTCCGCACCGAGCTCGGCATCGAGGCCTGGCACTGGACGGAGGAGGGGCGCTGGAGCGATCCGGCCCATGCCCAGGGCTACTGGACCTCCAGCGACCGGCCAAAGCAGCCCGTGACCCTGTCGTGGGGCTACCGTCTGCCGCGGCGCGGCGACACCCAGGACAACGCCAACAACCTCGACTTCTCGCGGCTGACCGACGGGGACCTCGCCACCTTCTGGAAGTCGAACCCCTATCTGGACGTTCGCTACACCCACGAGGCGGCGGGCCGGCCGCAGTGGATCCAGGTTCGCCTCGACGCCCCGACCCCCATCGATACGGTGCGCATCGACTGGGCCGACCCCTACGCCAGCGCCTACGAGGTCCAGTACTGGGACGGCCCCGACGACTACGATTCCGAGCGCGACTGGGTGACCTTTCCCATGGGGCGGGTCGCCCAGGCGCGCGGCGGCGCAGAGACCCGGCGCATCGCCCAGCGGCCGGTGACGGCGCGGTTCCTGCGGATCCTCCTGAAGACGCCCTCCGGCACGGCCCCGCCCGGTTCGGCCGACGTGCGAGACCGCTTGGGTTACGCTGTGCGGGAGGTTTCGTTCGGCGTCACCGGCGCCGATGGCGTCTTCCACGACGCGGTGCGCCACGCCGCCTCGCACGACGACCAGACCTTCACGCACGTCTCGTCCACCGACCCGTGGCATCGCGCCGCCGACCGTGACCCGAACCTCGAACAGGTAGGGGTGGATCGCATCTTCCAGAGCGGGCTCGGCAACGGCCTGCCGATCATGATGCCGGTGGGCGTGCTCTTCGACACGCCGGAGAACGCCGAGGCGCTGATCCGCTATCTGACCCGCCGGGGCTATCCGCTGAGGCGCATCGAACTGGGCGAGGAGCCGGACGGACAGTACGGCGAGCCGGCCGACTACGGCGCCCTCTACCTGGCCACCCTCGACCGCCTGCGCGCGATCGCCCCTCGCCTGGAGTATGGCGGCCCGTCCATGCAGAGCGCGGCGACGGATCTGCCCCTGGTGCATGGGCCGGCGCGCTCCTGGAACCGCGGCTTCATCGCCTATCTGAAGAGCCGCGGCCGCCTGTCGGACCTGCAGTTCTTCTCCTTCGAGCACTATCCGTTCGACGATATCTGCGGCGACATCCACGCCAAGCTGATCGCTGAAGACGCGCTGCTCGATGGCATGTTGAAGCGCCTCGAGGCCGAGGGCGTGCCGCGCACCACGCCCAAGGTGATCGCTGAGTACGGCTTCTCGGCCTTTTCCGGTCAGGCCATGGTCGAACTGCCGAGCGCCCTGTTGCAGGCCGACCTCCTGGGTCACTTCCTGAGCGAGGGCGGCGATGCGGCCTACATGTTCGGTTACGGCCCCAACACGCCGATCAACCAGCACCTGGCCTGCGCCGGCTACGGCAACATGACCCCCTTCCTGGCGGATGCGAACGGTCAGGCGGCCGAGCGCCTGCCGCAGTTCTTCGCCTCGCGCCTGATCTCGCAGACCTGGCTGCAGCCGGGCCACGGCCTGCACAGGCTCTATGCCACGCACCTGGACGGCGAGGCGCCGGCCGGCGCGGTGGTGGCCTATGCGGTGGCGCGCCCCGATGGGCGCCTGGCGACCATGGTGTTGAACCGAAGCGCCACCCAGGCCTTCACGGTCAAGCCGTGGGCAGCGGGCCGTTTGGACGTGTGGCAGTACGGTCCGGACCAGTACCGCTGGCGGCCCGACGGGGTGAACGGCAGGCCGAGCCTGGATCTGCCGCCGGCCCATTGGGAGGCGGCCGGGGGCGAGATCCGGCTGCCGGCGGACAGCTTGACGGTCATCCTTTCGCGGGCGGCGCGAACTCCAGCACGAAGCGGGCGAGCGCCTCGTAGTCGGTGAGGTCGTAATCCCGCGAGGTGACGGTCTTCTGGCCGCGCTGGGCGGCGATGAACTTCAGGGCCAGCCGCTTGAAGAAGTCGTACTGGCTGTAGCGGATCGCCCCCGCCGCATGGTGGATCGCCTTCGGCGTCCAGGCGGTCTCCTGCTGGAAGCGGGCGTCGCACTGGCCCACGCCCTCCCAGTCGTGGGGATCGACCCCGGCCGCCGACAGCGAGACCGAGACGAAGGCGCTCGGCATGGCGTTCAGCGCCTCATGCCGGGCATGGGCGAAATGGGTGAGGGCCGCCTGGTAGCGGCCGACGTGCAGCGAGGCCATGAGGATGGCGACGTCATAGGCCGCAGGATCGGGATGGCGCTCGTCGGGGCCGGCTTCCTCCACTGTCGCCTGGTGACCAGTCGCGCGCAGGCGCTCGGCGGCGAAGTGGGCCAGATCGCGGGTGTGCCCTTCGGTGGTGCCGTAGACGATCAGGACGCGCATGGCCGGCTCCTCTTACCACCCCTTGAACGCATCTAGGACGCGACCCGGCCCTGCGCCATCGGCGAGCGCCTAGCGGAACAGGAGCGGCTCGCCCTCGGCGTCGTAGGCGGCGAACCGGCCGACTCCGCCGGCGCGCACCGCCTCGACCATCGACTGCAGCGCCGCCTGGATGCGGTCGTGGGCCGGTGGCCGGCCGCCCTCGCCTGAGAGCGCGGCGGCGAACACCACCTGCCAGGGCGGGCCCGCCCGGCTGGATTCCTCGGCCAGGGTCTCGAAGCCGTCGAGGTCGGCCGGAGCTTTGTCGACGCACATCAGGGGCGAGAGGGCGCCGCCACGGCCTTCCGCATATCGACGGGCCTGGGCGGCCGAGGCCTCACCCGGAAGCTCGGCGGCGGCGAAGACGAACAGCAATTGGTGCGGCTCGGCCTGGGTGGCGGCGGCGCGGATGAGCTGCTGGAAATGGGATTCAGAGGACATGGCCGCCTGTTTGCCCTGTTCCCGGAGCCGGCGGCTTGCGCCACATCAAACCGCGCGCTTCGCCGCAGGATTAAGGGCGGCTGAGCCCTGCCGCGCAGCTCAGGCGTTTGAGGTCAGGCTTACCGTCCCACGAGGAGCAGACCATGCGCATGATCCTTGGCCTTTCTGCCCTTTCTGCCCTGGCGCTCTCGCTCGCCGTGCCGGCGGCGTCGCAGCCGCGATACGACCGGTCCTTCCCCCTGCCGCCGGGGCCCTACCAGAGCCAGTGCTCGAACATCCGCGTCGAGGGCCAGTTCCTGAAGGCCTGGTGCCGCGGGACCCGGGGCTCGGGCGAGTCCAGCATCAACATTGAGAGCTGCAGCACGCCGATCATGGTCGATCCGTCCGGCGGCCTGATCTGCACCGGCCCGGGCGGCGGCGCGCCGCCCGCCATGCCGAATGGCGCGCCGCGCGACTATCCGCGCGAGGCTCCGTACGACCGGGGCTATGACGGGCGCTACGGTAACGATGGCCGTTACGGCTATGGCGAGCGCCCCAATGGCCGGGCGATGGCGACGGTCTATGAGGGGACCGGTTACCGCGGCCGCCCTCTTCGGCTCTATGGCCCGATCCAGGACCTGCATCGCAGCGGGCTGAACGACCGGGTGCGCTCCATCCGCATCGAGCGGCGCTCCGGCCCCTGGCTGGTCTGCACGGAGGCCAACTACGGCGGCCGGTGCGTCACCATCGACCGCAGCACGCCGGACACGCGGATGTTCGGCAT is a window encoding:
- a CDS encoding beta/gamma crystallin-related protein, producing MRMILGLSALSALALSLAVPAASQPRYDRSFPLPPGPYQSQCSNIRVEGQFLKAWCRGTRGSGESSINIESCSTPIMVDPSGGLICTGPGGGAPPAMPNGAPRDYPREAPYDRGYDGRYGNDGRYGYGERPNGRAMATVYEGTGYRGRPLRLYGPIQDLHRSGLNDRVRSIRIERRSGPWLVCTEANYGGRCVTIDRSTPDTRMFGMSESISSLRPAW